AGAGGAATCACTTCACTTTACCCACATCACTCTGCCCCCAAGGCAGCCCAACTCAAGTGAAAGAGAGGTTTTCTCAGCAGTGATTTCTCCTGCAAGGGAAGGGAGAGCATGGGACTGAGTGGCCAGCCTTCCCAGTTGTGTAGGATGTAGGGGAAGGGGCTTGTTCCTCTCTCACCCCACCCATAGTTACCGAATCCTGAGTCCAGGACCAGAGGACGGGAAGAAGCTGGGTGAGTGGAGATAGGATTCTGAGGGCTTTAAAGGGATGCAGATCCTACTAGCTGCATCGGGACTCCATCCGGAAGCCTGCCCGTGTGTCGCTGTGAAAGCCTCGCTGGCCAACTGACCCACAGGCGCCCTCAGTGCTCCAGCTGCCTTACCTACACCACCCGACCCCTCTGTGGCCAGGTCCCTGTGCGTGCTCCTGACAGCAGCAGTGAGAGCAAACTGCGGTGGACAGCTAGTGAGAACACTCAGGAAGCTAGCCTCAATCTGTGAGCCGGGGACAGAGGACAAGCTTGGCGGTGCCAAAGCTAAAGCACCATCTttgggaaaacaaaagagaaactgtCAGAACTTTGCAGGATCCAGAGAAGACATAGAAGCTTAGGAATTCTGCCACAAGAGGGAGCAAGAAGCACAGAGTAGATCTACCCCATAAGGTCTGAGAAAGCCTCAGAATCGGTAGTAAAAACTGGAGAAGATGACCGCTACTTTACGAGTGAAACTAGCAAAGCAAAACTCCAAGGAACGTGAAAGATGAAGGTAACATCACACCACCAAATGATCACAAGAATCTGCCAGTAACCAAATCCAGAGACACGGAGATCTTCTATTCACCCAATAAAGAATTCGAGTAGCTGTTTTAGGGAAACTTAAGTGAGTTtcaagaaaacacagaatgacAATTCAGTAAAATCGGGAAAACAATCTACAAACAAAACGAAAGGTTTAACAAATACATAGAAatcacaaaaaagaacaaaacagaagttctgggcacttccctggtgatacagtggtttaaatccaccttccaatgtaggggactcaagtttgatccctggttggaaaactaaaatcccacacatCCAGAGGGCAATTAAACCCTGGTGCAGCaacaactgagcccacatgctgcaactactgaagcccacacactctagagccagtgctccacagctagagaagccctcggaccacaactagaaagtagcccctgcttgtttgcaactagagaaagccctcatgcagcaatggcaatgaagatccagtgcagacaaaataaataaataaacagaagttCTGGAGCTGAAGCAtacaatgaatgaaatgaaaaatgcagtaGAAAGCAACCACAGATGGATCAACAGAAGATTCTGtgagacagaagataggaaaCTAGAGATTATCCAGTTAGAGAtcaaagagaaaggaatgaaagGAACCTATGTGGTCCATggatccataaaaaaaaaagaagtattttccaaattattagtttcaaaaggaaaagagaaggagaaggcagaAAGTTTATTTTAAGAAGTAATGTCTGAGAACTTCCTAAATCTGTGGAGCAATCTGGATATCCAATTTTGTGAAGCTCATGGGTCACCTAACAAAGTCAGCTTAAAGAGATCCTCTCCAAggcgcattaaaaaaaaaaacaaactatcaaAACTCAAAAACCAAGACAGAATCTTaaacacagcaagaaggtggggAAAAAAGCCTGTAACTTACAAAGGACCTCCTTCAAGCTATCAGCGGATTCTCAGCAGAAAACTTAAATGCCAGAAGACAGTGGGATGATACACTCAAGAGTGttcaaaggaaaaagcaaaacaaaacctgcCAACCAAAAGTACTTTACTGGCAAATCTGTCCTTCAGGAATGAAGGTGAGATAAAGCCTTTCCCAGAAAAATCAGAACCTGAGGCAATTCATCACCACTAAACCTGCTTTATAAGAAATGCTGAAAGGAAGTTTCcaagctgaaatgaaaagatactcattagtaacatgaaaacatgtgaaaatataCAACATACGGATAAAAGTAAGTATACAGTCAATTCAGAATATCTAAATACTGTGATATGATGAAGTGTTAACCACTTAGCTCCTTTTgcttgggggttttgttttttcctttcagcactcTTGAATATATCATCCCACTGTCTTCTGGCATGTAAGTTTTCTGCTGAGAAGCCACTGATAGATTAAGGGAGTTCCTTTGTTATTAAGGTTAAAGAACAAGAGTATTAGAAATACCTACAACTATAATAATTTGTTAATGAATAGatgaaataaaagagataaattaTGACATCAGAAAGATAAAAGGTGGAAGTAGGGGGGAAGAGTTTTTGTCTGCAATTGAAATTAAACTGCTATCAGCATAAAATAGATGGttatatctataggacattaTGTGCAAGTCTCATGCGCAAGCCTCATGgtaaacacaaagcaaaaagcTACAGTAGATTCACAAAAGCTGAAAatggctttagtgtagtcaacaaagcagaaacagtcaacaaagcagaagtgaatgtttttctggaattctgctttttctatgatccaacggatgttggcaatttgatctctggtttctttgccttttctattcataacggaaaagaatataaaatataaaatatcttgtggctcagctggttaagaatctgcctgcaaaaaaaaaaaagaatctgcctgcaatgtaggagacctgggttcgattcctgggttgggaagattccctggagaagggaaatgctacccactctaccattctagcctggagaattccatggactgtatattccatggggtcgaagagtcggacacgactgagtgactttcacttcactttcatatacaGACAGATATACATATGAATtactttgttatacagcagaaattaacattgtaaatcaactacatacTGCAATTTTCAAAGTGCAGCTTAAAGTATGTCACATCATGTCATGGTATATTTctcattgtttagtcgctaagtcgtgtcagactctttcatgaccccatggtaTATTAGCACTATGTAAAACCAAAGAGAGACCAACACCTTTCAACTAAAAGACATTATCATGTAAAAGAAATctattatttctgaaatttaaatCCAGGTAGTATCATGTTAGCTACTGGAAAGTTAACAAGCAGTTGCTCATTTTTCTTCTGGTTGATGAACGCCTTCCCAGCCAATAAAGGAATCAATAAGTTCATTAAGTTATTgacttaataaagaaaaaaaatactaatctGGGGTGTGAAATGGCTTTCTCTGAGAAACTATATTGTTACCATTACCTAATCCCTATCTCATATCAAGGACTCGCCACACCATTGATTTTCAACAATCCACTGCTGAAAGTCTTTGATCTGTGCTCCTATATAAGAACTACTTTTTACTATCAGGAAGTAAAGCAGACATTTCTTCCATAAaaagaataacttaaaaaaatatattttctcaaaaatatccTGTGGTTTGGAACTTCTCTGGTAGTGCAGTGGcaaggacttggtgctttcactgtcagggtctgggttcaatccttagtgggggagctaagatcccataaacCCCTGGGTGCAgctaggggtggggggggggagatgTTAATGAGTTACTGTGTTGAAAAATTGTAAAACGCggcaattttccattttaaacaagATTCACTAAGAAGTGTATTTTAATACTATTATTGATGTTTGTTTCCATTAAGACCAAGAATGTAAAACTGTAACAAATTCTGGTTTTGTTACAAATACTCTACAATAAGCTCAAAACAATGTAAATTAAATACAccaatttttcaatattttttcaactAATTTAACActataaggaaaattaaaatttccttggtggtccacgggttctactgcagggggcagggttcTATTCTTGGTagaggaagatcccacatgcctcacggagtggcaaaaaaaaaaaaaaatcccaccaaaataaaactcaaaacaaaacttaaaaaaattggaaggaaaattaaaacagaagaaacttaaaagacgggggaggggcgggggaatTCACCTCTAGGTCTGCTCTCTAGGCAAGCAAGTAATCGCCCAGTCACTAGGAGGGAAATAGCTAAGGTCCGAATTAAGATATCTATCAACAGACTCTAACCACGTCTTCACCAAAACCAGGGAAAGCCTTTAACTCTGAAAGTGGTAGCACCTGACACCAAGCTGCATTCCTAGCTGGGAAGTGGAAGTTACTGACAGAGTCCTTGCCCTTTGCTCTCCTTCAGGATTTCGCCCCCGTTCTGGAAGGCGGGGGCTCGAGGGAAAGGATGTAGATACGTCTTTCTACGGCGGGGACACCGAGCACGTCAGGTAAACGCTCGGTTCTCCGAAGGTCCCAGGCGGCACACGCACACGCGACTGGAGCATGCGGAGGAAGCACTGCGCATGCGGAGAAGGCGGACCGGGTTGGGGGCGGGGCGATGGGGCAGCCCGCCTTGGGGTAGACTGCGCATGCGCCCGGCTCTGAGGTGacgccatttttttttttcctctctacgcGCAGGTGGGTGGTGGCCGAGCTTTCCCGAACTCTCGTCCTGCCTCCTTCTTGGCGCGCCCCCAACGCGTCGCCATGGCGACCCAGCGGCTCTTGCCCGCCTGTGGCGACGCCGCTTGGCTGGTAGTTTCTGCGgacccggcggcggcggcggcgacagTCGGAGCTCATGGAGGTTTCGGTTAACCACGTCACCAAGACCAAGGAGCGGTCGTGCCTGGGCCGCTGCAAGCATTTCTTTTGGCTGGGCGTCACCTTCGACACGGTGGGCGCGGCCACGCTGTTCACCGGGGTCTTCTCCCGTTTGCACTACTATGACATATTCCTCTACCTGGGTGCCAGCATGATCTTCCTCAGCCTCCTCTGGTGGACTTTCTGGTACAGCGGTAACATCGAACTGTCTTCTGAAGAGGCCTTGAACAGCCCCTACCGCCTGCCCTCCGCATCCACGCTGGAAGTCCTGAGCCAGACCATCAACAACCGCTTCACTTTCACCATAGGCAGCGTTTCCAGCACCTTTATGCGgatgcggcggcggcggcggctacGCCAGAGGTTCCTGGAAGGGCAGACGTCTCTGGATATGACCGTCACGGGCCAGGTCGAAAACCAGCTAGACCAAGACAAAGACCGGGAGGAAGGGGCCGCGGAGAAGGGCGAGGCTCAGGACTTTGGCAGCAAGGATCTCCCCAAACCCGAAGCTATCAAAAGTTTTAAGGAAGCTTGCTCCCAGGTGCCCGATGCTGGTGACCTGGGCCGTGAGGCTAGTCTCCCAAAGTTCGTTAAGGGACCGTCGACCAGTCTGGTGCAGCCATTCACACCGTCTCCTCTGGACCAGCCTCCAACTCCAGTCATCCTGACTTCTAAGAGCCTGCCCGTAGTCTCCTTGGCTTCTATGAGCCAAACTGCCCCTATTCTGACTTCGAAGAGCCAGCCTGTAGTTGCCTTGGCCTCTACGAGCCAGCCCCTTGCAGTGACTCTTGTCTCTAAGAGCCAACTTGCAGCCCCTTTGGCCTCTACTAGCCAGCCTCCACCTCTCCTGACTTCTAAGAGCCAGTCTGTAGTTTCCTTAGCTGTAGTTTCCTCTACAAGCCAGCCCCCGGCAGTCACTCTTGCTTCTACAAGACAGCCTGCTGTCCCCCTGACTTCTACTACTCAGCCTCAGGTGGTCTTTGCCTCTAAGAGCCTGCCTGTTGTCTCCTTGTCCTTTGCAAGTCAGCCTCTGACCATACTTACCTCTCAGAACTACCCCCTGATGCCTGTGACCTCTCAGAGCCAGCTCCCGGTGCCTGTGGCCTCTGAGGGCCAACCCCTGGTACCTGTGGCTTCTGAGGGCCACCCCCTGGTGCCCAGGGTCTCTCAGAGCTACCCCCTGGTGCTTCCGGCCTCTCAGAGCCAGCTCCCAGTGCCTATGGCCTCTGAGGGCCACCCCCTGGTATCTGTGGCTTCTGAGGGCCACCCCCTGGTACCTGTGGCTTCTGAGGGCCACCCCTTGGTGCCCAGGGTCTCTCAGAGTTACCCCCTGGTGCCTAGGACCTCTCCGGGCCAGCCCCTGATACCTAGGGTCTCTCAGAGCTACCCCTTGGTGCTTCCGGCCTCTCAGAACCAGCTCCCAGTGCCTGTGGCCTCTGAGGGCCACCCCCTGGCGCCTATGGCCTCTGAGGGCCACCCCCTGGCACCTGTGGCCTCTGAGGGCCACCCCCTGGCGCCTGTGGCCTCTGAGGGCCACCCCCTGGTGCCTGTGACCTCTCAGCGTCAGCTTCAGAATCTTTTGGAGGTCTGTCAAACTGGACCACCATCTCTTCAGGCCTCCCAGTCGCCGAGTCTGGCCATCATCTCTCTGCTCCAGGTTCTGCCCACCGAGTCTTTGCAGACCCAGCCTGTGGACCTTCAGGTGGCCCAGGCTATTCTGGAGCTTCAGACCATGTATCACACCCAGCAGGCCTCCCAGAGCACCTCTTTAGTCCAGGAAATTAGACCAAGCCAGCCTCCATCTGCCCAGGAGTTTCACACAGAGCCAGTTGCTCTTGAGACCCCCGCCACCAGCGGATCAGGAGCTAAGTCAGGACCGTCCTGATGCTGCGGCCCTGCCTCCTCAGTCTCCAGCTCCAGCTGCTCAAGCCCAGCAGTCAGAGCCCTCCGGGCTGGTCCCCACCCTGGCCCAGGAGAGGAAGAGTCGCTCCATCTAGCACAGAAGCAGACCCCAGCTCTCTGAGTGGCCCTCAGGCCTCCGCCAAGTAAGTGATTTAGGAGGAATACCTGCAGTATTCCTTAACTGTTTCCAGGTCCGTGTTCTGGTGGTTTCCTCAACTGCCTCTGTTCAGACACATAAAGTTACTGGAGGTGAAGTGACCTGTTCCTTCAGGGATTTGATTATTTGAACTTAGGTAGGTTTTTGAAACCTAGTGCTCTGAGTGGATGAATTGTTGTTAAGGCTTTATGGCTCTACCAGCCGGAGGGTGTTAATTACCTTCACTCAGGAGTTCTAAGGTTTGGGGGGGTGTGAAGGTGGGGAGATTCTACAAGTTTCTGAAACAAGATAAGTTTAGGTGGTACAGGACACAGCACAAATAGCAGTGAGCCTTCTGGTGGAGAAgatcttttcagttctttttcaatctttttgaTTATATGAAGGAGAATGTCCTTAGTTTGGGGTTACTGATCTCTAACACCTCTGTGATGCTTTGGTGGGCAATACCTGCACCCAGCTAGGACTTAATACCATTCATATTAACAAAGTTATTTTAGTGGATAACTTCTATCTATGCCCAGTattattaatttctttgtttcCAATAGTGATGGTTGCTTTTTGAAATCCACTTActtaactaaaattattttacatgagTCAACATAAAGGTAAAAATTAATCATGGCCTGAATCTTGGAAAGATTCTGagatttggaaaacattttgttaTTTGTATTAAATCATATACACTTATGTACCATAGTACACATATGGATATGTGTACTGAATCACACGACCCTTTATGCTGACCTATGAGATGAATGTTATGGTTAAGACAGCTGAGGAGGAGGTTCATTGAACTCCCAACTGACCCCTTGTCAATTAGAACAATAGAAGAGATCATGTGAAGGTCAAAATTGGTGACCCTGCTTCTCAGTGGTTTAAGTGCCGAGTGTCAGTATACTGGTCTTTGTCTCTAACCCCGTGTGATAAATTCCTTGAGGGGGTGCAAGGAGGAAGAGTATGGAGCAGAGCAATACTTTGAGATTATGTTAATGCTCCTTATTTACGTGCTACCAACATATTCCAGAAGGTGTTCATCCTTATTTCatattgactggtttcatctctgaCGTGAAATACAACTGAGTATTAGGTGGAAGTCAAACCCTTAATTTCCTTACAGTTTTCTCCAATTCATCTTTAAGAGAATGTGTAAGTTTctaggtatacacacacacacacacacacacacacatatattctataGATAATCATAGGGGCAAAGCATTTTAGCTCTTTTGATTTTTATACAATCTGGACTTGTGGAttctaaaatgaaatacattcagtgatttaggtttcttttttttaaacagcaaaacaCTAACAAATTGTAATAATTCCATAAGTTAAAGATTTAGTGTTATTGAAAAAGATCATTTTCCCATTAATTCATATGATTGAAATAATTTTCCATACAATTCTTGAAGGAGCGTTTGCTAAGTGCCAGGAATAATGGTgaacatatataaacacaaaggTTGCAGACCTTGCCATCAGAAAGTTTAGAGAGCATGTTCTTTAAAGAGAAGAACACTTTAgacaaggaaggagaaggggtagCCTGGTGTCTACCCCTTATTTTTGACAGGAACTGTCGTGCAGAGCCTTTCAAATAATTAATTCATTGGCCTGGCATTTGTTGAATTTCTATCAAGTGCCAGGCATTCCATTAGGTGTTAGAGATTCAGAGATAAGTTGCCCCTGTTCTCCAAGCACTCACTGTTTATCAAGGGTGGCAGATCTAGGAATAATTAACAcagtgaagatcccctggaggaggaaacagcaaacctgctcagtattcttgcctggaaaaccccatggacagaggagctggtgggctacatacagtccatggggtcgcaaagagtcagacatgactgagcgactgagcacgcacacacacacaacaagtGCTGTAACACAAGTCTACTTGGTCTTCCAGAATACAGGTGTGGGCTGGGTGAGGGATTTTTGATCTAAAGCCAGTGcctagcaacgaagacccagaggtATCCATTGgatgaagaagacagaaagaacatTCCATGCATGGGGAAAAATCAACAGAAAGACTCAGAGGTTTAACAGTCCGTGACCTGCTGGGGACATACTTGGGAAAGGATAATCTGAGGCTGTAGTCAAGAGTGCTTGGGGGTTTTCGTTCCTGGTGGTCGGTTGTCGAGGTTAGTGGGCAGTAACTGAGCCAAGATGCTGCGGAATCTGCTGGCTCTTCGTCAGATTACCCAGGCAGTTTGAGCATAAGGTTCCAGGGAAACAAAAGCTGTTTGAGGAAGGTAATGGCATTCCAGTGCATCTGAAAAGTGGGCTAGCTGATGCCCTCCTGTATAGAGCCACCATGATTCTTAGAGTTGATGGAATGGCCTGTGCCATATATCGACTGACTATGACTTCATTTCCCAAGAAGCAGGATTGACTTCAGTTTATCCTCCCAGCAGTCACTTGGCTCAACTCTGTTCAGCTCACCATGAAACCAGTTATCTGATAAATAACTGAGTTTTGGGGGGATCAATATTTATTGACTTATACTAACTGCCACCAATAAAGCAGTCTTTACCATGAAAAAAAGAGTTCCTGGGACTCCAAGATTGGGAGGTGAGAAAGTGAGAAATCTTTGCAGGCCTTCTTgtttaaaaattgcttatttatttttggttgttctgggtctttgttgccctacatgggctttctttagttgggGCAAtcaggagctactcttcattgcagtgcacaggcttctcattgcagtggcttgtcttgttgcagagcacaggctacaGGCACAAGGGCTTTAGCtgctgcgtggcatgtgggatattcctgcaccagggatcgaatcagtttctcctgcattggcaggtggattcttatccactgtaccaccaggaagtccccttgCTGGCTTTTTAAGAAGGGTAATTGCGTTCATAATTCTACCTGCGTGCTCTGTTATAAAGTAATGGCAATAGGCCAGTAATTAGTGAATGATTGCTAAATTCTCTCCCGGCTAGTTCTAAGCTGAAAACAGCCCTCTTTGATGTTCGCAACAGTTTCTGACTGGAGTGTAGGCTCTTTGGGTATTGACCCTGGAAGACACTGTCAGTGCTTATTTACTTGGGCACAGCATTTTCCTTTGGCTACAAAGGTGGTTGCCAGGCCCTTTCTAGCTTCTTGGACAGCACTACCATAGAAATGAGTATCGTTTCCCCAAGGAAAGGGAAGCGTAGGCAAGGAaagctttttatatatatataatttatttacttatttttgtgtgtatttctgttttggctgtgctgggtcttcgttgctgcgtgcaggctttctctagctgcaacaAGTGGGGATTACTCTccggttgtggtgcacaggcttcgtattgcagtggcttgtcttgttgcagagcacaggctcttgggtgTGGgtgcttcagcagttgtggctcaccagcttagttgcttcatgtcatgtggaatcttcctggaccggggatcaaacctatgtcccttgcattggcaggtggattcttatccactgtaccaccagggaagtcccaagaaaagCTTTTGATTAAAAGAGATAGCTTGTACacaaaggaaaaagtggaaaagaaaaaaacacacaactacaaaacaaaactttcagcTCCTGGAGTAGAAAAGGTGAGTTGCTTTTATGACAAAAGGGAGGGTTTGTCTGATAGAGCACTGATGACTTCCAGAAGTCGTCAACCTTCTTTGGTTATCAGCAGGTGGCTCCGGAATAGGGAGTGCTTCTGTGAGGGGAAGAAATGCATGAGAATTTTCTGTAAGAAAGCACAGGAACAGATAAGGTTACAATTTATAGTTGAGCTTCTTGTCTTGTGGCAACTAGATGTACTCCTTAGTGTAACAGAGATGAAGTTAATCTTTCATTCCCGCTGGCCCAGTTTTTTGTCTCTGAGCCCCAGACCCCTGGGGCCTTTGTTCTTTAGCTCATAAGGCCTGTTTTTCTCAAGGCCCTTGCCCGGTCCTTTTCCAAAATAGCTATGCTCTTGTCTTCCTGTCTCAAGATACCATCAGGTAGGATGACACCATTTTGatacatttctttatattgaCAGTAGGATGAGTACTTATCTAACATGGaggctgagacttccctggtgggaactgagatcccacatgccatgtggtgaaaaataaataaataaaataaaatggaggttggcaatatttttttctataaaagcccagatggtaaatattttaggctcggTGGGTCAAAAGGGAAAATCTGGGCTATTACGTGGCTGCTTAT
The sequence above is drawn from the Cervus canadensis isolate Bull #8, Minnesota chromosome 32, ASM1932006v1, whole genome shotgun sequence genome and encodes:
- the LOC122433119 gene encoding SH3 domain-containing protein C23A1.17-like isoform X1, which produces MEVSVNHVTKTKERSCLGRCKHFFWLGVTFDTVGAATLFTGVFSRLHYYDIFLYLGASMIFLSLLWWTFWYSGNIELSSEEALNSPYRLPSASTLEVLSQTINNRFTFTIGSVSSTFMRMRRRRRLRQRFLEGQTSLDMTVTGQVENQLDQDKDREEGAAEKGEAQDFGSKDLPKPEAIKSFKEACSQVPDAGDLGREASLPKFVKGPSTSLVQPFTPSPLDQPPTPVILTSKSLPVVSLASMSQTAPILTSKSQPVVALASTSQPLAVTLVSKSQLAAPLASTSQPPPLLTSKSQSVVSLAVVSSTSQPPAVTLASTRQPAVPLTSTTQPQVVFASKSLPVVSLSFASQPLTILTSQNYPLMPVTSQSQLPVPVASEGQPLVPVASEGHPLVPRVSQSYPLVLPASQSQLPVPMASEGHPLVSVASEGHPLVPVASEGHPLVPRVSQSYPLVPRTSPGQPLIPRVSQSYPLVLPASQNQLPVPVASEGHPLAPMASEGHPLAPVASEGHPLAPVASEGHPLVPVTSQRQLQNLLEVCQTGPPSLQASQSPSLAIISLLQVLPTESLQTQPVDLQVAQAILELQTMYHTQQASQSTSLVQEIRPSQPPSAQEFHTEPVALETPATSGSGAKSGPS
- the LOC122433119 gene encoding mucin-2-like isoform X2 yields the protein MEVSVNHVTKTKERSCLGRCKHFFWLGVTFDTVGAATLFTGVFSRLHYYDIFLYLGASMIFLSLLWWTFWYSGNIELSSEEALNSPYRLPSASTLEVLSQTINNRFTFTIGSVSSTFMRMRRRRRLRQRFLEGQTSLDMTVTGQVENQLDQDKDREEGAAEKGEAQDFGSKDLPKPEAIKSFKEACSQVPDAGDLGREASLPKFVKGPSTSLVQPFTPSPLDQPPTPVILTSKSLPVVSLASMSQTAPILTSKSQPVVALASTSQPLAVTLVSKSQLAAPLASTSQPPPLLTSKSQSVVSLAVVSSTSQPPAVTLASTRQPAVPLTSTTQPQVVFASKSLPVVSLSFASQPLTILTSQNYPLMPVTSQSQLPVPVASEGQPLVPVASEGHPLVPRVSQSYPLVLPASQSQLPVPMASEGHPLVSVASEGHPLVPVASEGHPLVPRVSQSYPLVPRTSPGQPLIPRVSQSYPLVLPASQNQLPAPVASEGHPLAPVASEGHPLVPVTSQRQLQNLLEVCQTGPPSLQASQSPSLAIISLLQVLPTESLQTQPVDLQVAQAILELQTMYHTQQASQSTSLVQEIRPSQPPSAQEFHTEPVALETPATSGSGAKSGPS